One window of Nymphaea colorata isolate Beijing-Zhang1983 chromosome 11, ASM883128v2, whole genome shotgun sequence genomic DNA carries:
- the LOC116264671 gene encoding uncharacterized protein LOC116264671: MEASAPPPSSSSGDRTLVEAALRILNAEDPWVKASLGEATAKQWFDGLISRPYDPSVNLPVPERPARLSNVKLVAPSLMPKLGKAGSLQSRQAILHSLAHTESWAIDLSWDIIARFGKEEAMPRSFFDDFVKVAQDEGRHFTLLSGRLQELGSFYGALPAHDGLWDSAIQTSNSLLARLAVEHCVHEARGLDVLPTTISRFRNGGDDATADLLETVVYPEEVTHCAAGVKWFKYLCQRTQQGSPQDKDVQEDKKLQAPDQLSAATNENSEANLDPVIDTFHAIVRTHFRGPLKPPFNEQARQAAGFGPEWYKPLAVKEFGLAE; this comes from the exons aTGGAGGCATCGGCGCCGCCGCCTTCGTCGTCGTCCGGGGACCGGACTCTGGTGGAAGCTGCACTGAGGATACTGAATGCGGAGGACCCCTGGGTAAAGGCTTCGCTAGGAGAAGCCACCGCCAAGCAATGGTTCGATGGGCTCATCTCCCGACCTTATGATCCTTCCGTCAACCTCCCCGTTCCCGAACGACCCGCCAGGCTATCTAAC GTGAAGTTGGTGGCGCCCAGCCTGATGCCGAAGCTGGGCAAAGCTGGTAGTCTGCAGAGCAGGCAAGCAATTCTTCACAGTTTGGCTCACACGGAGAGCTGGGCCATCGACTTGTCTTGG GACATAATCGCTCGTTTTGGTAAGGAAGAGGCCATGCCCAGATCTTTCTTTGATGATTTCGTGAAGGTGGCTCAGGATGAAGGCCGCCATTTTACGCTTCTTTCCGGTCGCCTGCAAGAGTTGGGCTCTTTCTATGGAGCCTTACCCGCGCATGATGGTCTCTGGGATTCGGCCATCCAGACCTCGAACAGCCTCCTGGCCCGCCTTGCTGTTGAGCACTGCGTCCACGAG GCACGAGGACTTGATGTGCTGCCAACCACTATATCCCGTTTCCGTAATGGAGGTGACGATGCAACAGCAGATTTATTAGAAACAGTTGTCTATCCAGAAGAGGTCACACATTGTGCCGCAGGTGTAAAATGGTTCAAGTACCTTTGTCAAAGAACGCAACAGGGTTCACCGCAAGACAAGGACGTACAGGAAGACAAGAAGCTGCAGGCTCCTGATCAACTTTCAGCAGCCACGAATGAAAACAGTGAAGCCAATCTTGATCCTGTAATTGATACCTTCCATGCTATTGTTAGAACACATTTCAGGGGCCCGCTGAAGCCTCCTTTCAATGAACAAGCACGGCAAGCTGCTGGATTCGGGCCCGAGTGGTACAAGCCTCTTGCGGTGAAGGAGTTTGGACTGGCAGAGTGA
- the LOC116264665 gene encoding probable methyltransferase PMT21, giving the protein MKDRDGGRVPDRPWRSICVPVLVVVFCLLSFYMGVIYSTERDNVLKLFDSPNLSVGVGCTQSSGPQGASLSENFTFSSCDPSFQDYTPCTDPKRWRRYDRKRLSFRERHCPSVSERKECLVPPPEGYKIPLQWPESRDQCWYRNVPYEWINKVKAGQHWLKKEGDKFIFPGGGTMFPNGVGEYLDAMEELIPGMKDGSVRTAIDTGCGVASWGGSLLDRGILSMSLAPRDNHEAQVQFALERGIPAILGILSTQRLPYPSAAFDMAHCSRCLIPWAEFSGVLLMEVDRILRPGGFWVLSGPPVNYETHWRGWNTTIEAEKANLDAIQKLLSGMCYKLYKMEGDLAVWQKPIDNTCYDARDSSVYPPKCDDSIEPDSAWYVPMRPCVVTESTVKEIAVDSIPRWPKRLTTIPYRFRSFARKDGVSFSQDTRTWQKRLLHYKSLLPALGTPRIRNVMDMNTAYGGLAAAMIGDPVWVMNVVSSYAPNTLPIVFDRGLIGTNSDWCEAFSTYPRTYDLLHLDGLFTAESHRCEMKFVLLEMDRILRPLGYGVLRDTQFFLEKALKIAEGMRWKCKMHVTEKGKASPDRILICQKSFWTLQQTGETN; this is encoded by the exons ATGAAGGACAGAGATGGTGGGAGGGTTCCGGATAGGCCATGGCGGTCGATCTGCGTCCCGGTGTTGGTCGTCGTCTTCTGCCTCCTGTCTTTCTACATGGGCGTCATCTATTCCACAGAGAGAGATAACGTGCTCAAGCTTTTCGATAGTCCTAACTTGTCTGTTGGGGTCGGCTGCACCCAATCTTCTGGTCCCCAAGGAGCCTCTCTGAGTGAGAATTTTACCTTCAGTTCCTGTGATCCATCCTTTCAGGACTACACACCGTGTACTGATCCTAAG AGGTGGAGGCGTTATGATCGGAAACGTCTATCTTTCAGGGAACGCCATTGCCCATCGGTATCTGAAAGAAAGGAATGCTTGGTCCCCCCACCAGAGGGATACAAGATTCCTCTGCAGTGGCCCGAGAGCAGAGATCAATGTTGGTACCG CAATGTCCCCTATGAATGGATAAACAAAGTAAAGGCCGGACAGCATTGGTTGAAGAAGGAAGGAGATAAGTTCATATTTCCTGGTGGTGGCACAATGTTTCCAAATGGAGTTGGCGAGTATCTTGACGCCATGGAAGAGTTGATCCCTGGGATGAAGGATGGGAGTGTCAGGACGGCAATTGACACTGGCTGTGGT GTTGCTAGCTGGGGAGGTTCCCTATTGGACAGAGGGATCTTGTCAATGTCTCTGGCACCTAGAGATAACCATGAAGCTCAAGTGCAGTTCGCTCTTGAAAGAGGCATTCCAGCCATACTGGGAATTCTCTCAACTCAGAGGCTTCCTTATCCCTCTGCGGCTTTTGACATGGCTCACTGCTCCAGATGCCTGATTCCATGGGCTGAGTTCA GTGGGGTGCTTCTAATGGAGGTAGACCGAATTTTGCGACCGGGAGGTTTTTGGGTGCTGTCTGGTCCTCCAGTAAACTACGAAACTCATTGGCGTGGATGGAACACGACAATCGAAGCTGAGAAGGCTAACTTAGACGCCATACAAAAGCTTCTCTCTGGAATGTGCTACAAACTCTACAAGATGGAAGGTGACTTGGCCGTCTGGCAGAAGCCAATCGACAATACCTGCTATGATGCTCGTGATAGCTCTGTTTATCCTCCTAAATGTGATGACAGCATTGAACCAGATTCTGCCTG GTATGTTCCAATGCGTCCTTGTGTTGTTACAGAAAGCACCGTGAAGGAAATAGCTGTAGACAGTATTCCGAGATGGCCtaaaagattgactacaattCCCTACCGATTCAGATCCTTCGCAAGAAAAGATGGTGTTTCTTTCTCGCAGGACACACGAACATGGCAGAAGCGTTTGCTGCATTACAAGTCACTGTTGCCTGCCCTTGGAACTCCAAGAATCCGCAACGTGATGGACATGAACACAGCTTACGGCGGGCTTGCTGCTGCCATGATTGGAGACCCTGTCTGGGTTATGAATGTTGTATCATCTTACGCACCAAACACACTGCCTATAGTCTTCGACAGAGGCCTAATTGGCACCAACTCTGATTG GTGTGAAGCATTTTCAACATACCCAAGAACTTACGATCTTCTCCATCTTGATGGGCTGTTCACAGCAGAGAGTCACAGGTGTGAGATGAAGTTTGTCTTGCTGGAAATGGATCGAATATTGAGGCCATTAGGCTACGGTGTCCTGCGAGACACACAATTCTTCCTTGAGAAAGCCTTGAAGATTGCAGAGGGAATGAGATGGAAGTGTAAGATGCACGTGACGGAGAAAGGCAAAGCATCGCCTGACAGGATCCTGATATGCCAAAAGTCTTTCTGGACGCTGCAACAAACAGGGGAAACCAACTAG